The following is a genomic window from Shewanella avicenniae.
CGCCAATCTGCGCCAGCGCGTCGTCACTGTTCCAATCTTGCAGCTTAGGGGTGATGTTACTCACGCCCGCAAGCTCGGCGTTGTGCATACAGCGGCTGAGCATATTGTCGAAGGCATCCACACTGGTCACGCTTTTGACTTTTTGCGCCATAGGCACCGACAAACGGCCGGGGCCACAGCCGATATCTACCACAGTATCGTCGGCGGTGAGCGGCATGCAATCCACCTGCATTTGAGTGTAACGGCGCTCCAGTTTGGCCATGCCGTCGTACATGTCGGTGATCTGGTTCCAATCAAATTTGGCCATTTGCCCACTGGTCGCGGGCGCCATCATCCGCTCACGCAGCAAGCGCCAATTCACTAATCCTGTCATAACTACTCCTAATAACGTGCTGGTTGCGCTTAATTCCAGCCGCGGCGAGCGCGATGTAGCACCAGCAAAAATAGCGGTAAACCAAGGCATTCAGTGACGATGCCGATCGGGATTTCCACCACACTAAAACCACGACCTAAACAATCTGCCAGCAGCAAAAAGATCGCGCCGAGCATAATACTGACGGGCATCAAGCGGCTGTTTTCCGGCCCGACCAACATGCGAGCAATATGTGGTGCGATTAAGCCCACCCAGCCGACCATGCCAGCAATCGATACCGACAGCGCCGACGCCATGGTTGCCGCCACAATCACGCCGTAACGCACCACATTAACTGGCACACCCAGTGCGCGCGCTTCTTCATCGCCCATCGACATCGCATCTAACGAGCGGCCAAACGCCCACAACACCAGCACCGCCACTAACATTGGCGGCAGTAGCCATAACACGTCCGACAAACCCGACATGCCGAGGCTGCCCATCAACCAATACACAATCGAGGGCAACTCATCTTGTGGATCAGCAGCAAACTTCACCAGCGATAACAACGCACTAAACAGCGCACTGCTGATAATGCCGCCGAGCAGCAAGGTGATCATCGAACCACCACCAAAGATCAAGCCGATCGCCACGCCAATACCCACCGCCAGCAAGCCAAAGGCAAACGCCATCAGCTGAATCGTTAGCCAGTTACCGTGAAACAACATGCCAAGCGTTGCCCCAAAGGAGGCACCCGCCAGCACACCGAGCATGCCGGGTGACACTAATGGATTACGAAATACCGCTTGAAAGGCGGCGCCGGAACCTGAGAGCGCCATGCCGACCAGAATCGCGCCAATCACCCGCGGCAAACGCACATCCAGCAAAATGTTCGATAAAATGCTTTGACGATCTTCTGGCAGCGTTGCCAATCCCAAATGACTGCCAACGAAACGGCAGATCTCCATGATAGTGATGGGATAATTTCCTAACGACAGAGCAAATAACAGCATCGCCCCTAGCAACAATACCAGCGCCGCTAATTGCCCGTTAAAGCGTGAAAAAATACGGTTCATGCTTAGGCAACTCCTCGCGTAAATGCGGCTAATTCTTGCGCCGATAAGTCATAAAGCTGTTGGATTGCTGCAGGAGTGAGAATCTCTGCGGGGGCACCGTTGGCCATCACTAAGCCTGATTTGAGCATCACTGCCCGATGAGCGATCATCCGTGCATGGTGTGGATGATGGGTGGTCATCACCACTGCGTAACCGTCTTCTGCCAGTTGCCGTAACTGCGCCAAAAGGCGCGCTTGGTGACCAAAATCTAACGCCGATGCGGGTTCATCCAACATTAGGATTTTGGCGCCCTGCACGAGCGCGCGGCACACTAATGCCAATTGCTGCTCACCACCAGAGATTTCGGTATAACGCCGTTCGGCAAGATGCTCGATCTTCAATCGTATCAGCACCTTGGCGACCAACTCACCGTCGCGCTCACTCATGCGGCCAAACACGCCGCCGGAGTGATAGCGCCCCATAGACACCACTTGGCGCACGGTATAGGGAAATGGGCTGATATGATGTTGTGGCACATAAGCGATATGACCGGCGATTTCGCGGCGGGTCATCTGCGTCAGCGGTTTATCGGCCAGCGTCACCTCACCGCTGGCCGGCGGATACAGCCCAAGCAGCAACTTTAGCAGGGTACTTTTACCGGTACCGTTAGGGCCAAGCAGCGCCAACACTTCACCGGCGCGAATATCCAAACTTACGCCGTTGAGCACCTGCTGTTTGCCATAGCCATAGGTCAGTTGCTGTGCTTGTAGTAACACCGCATTTGCTTTTGATTCCATTGCCACCACTCTACACCGGCTTCAGCGGTAGCTGATTGAGAAAGGCATTCACGTCATCAGCTGACAAATCGATATTGTAAAACTTCTGATAGAAATCATGGGTTTCTTGCTTAATATCGATATCTTTAAACTGCTCAGGATAAAGCTTGGTCGCCAACCACAAAAATTGCAGCGCCTCTTCTGAGGTATTGCGGCTCCACCAAAACAGCCCGCGTGGATTGGCATAGATGCGATTGTTCTTCACCGCTTTTACGGTGCGCCAGCGCGGATCTTTTTTGATGGCATCCACATCGCGTTTGCGCATGGCGATAATCACATCGGGATTGGCGGCCAATACTGACTCAATATTCACATTGGTATCGTTCGGCATCACCGATGCCAATTGCCAATGCTCAGCAACGTTAATCGCCCCAGCAGCATCCATCCAATCTTGGTTCAGCGATGGCCGACCAGACGTGGTCAGCGGCGTACCTGAGGCAACATAGACACGCGCACGCTTATCTGCGGGCAAGTTGGCCAATCGCTCCGCCACCCGTTGTTTGTTCCACGCAAAATAATCGCGATAGGCAATCGCGCGTTTGGCGGCGTCAGGGCCGAGCATTTCGCCCACGACGCTGACACGGTGGAGCAAGGCCTCAAACGAATCCGAGGTAAACTCCACCACGGCAATGCCAGCCGCTTCAAGCTGAATCTTTTTGGTGTTTGGAAAGCCTTCGGCAACGAGCATCAAGTCAGGATGCAGACGCATCAACTGCTCGACATTCACATCACCGGAACTCGCCATGGTCGACAGTTCAGTATCTTTGATGGTGGGGATAAATTTTTGAAACGCAGGGGTGCTGCGCGCGTAATGGGTTGTGGCGACAATTTTGTCACCAAAGCCTAGCATCGCTAACACGGAATTTTGCGATTCCCAACTGGTCGCCACCCGTTCAATGGTTTGTGGCAGCACGACCGTTTTACCATCGTAATAAATGGTGCGAGTATCGGCCGCCAACGCCAGCGCGGGCAACAGCATCAGCACTGCCGCTATAGCGCGAGAGAATAAATGATGTTTGATTGTCATTACCTTATCCCTTTGGGCAAGCATACAAAAAAGAGCGATTAGCCTGCGCCAATCGCTCTAATGATGCTGGTTAGAATTTCACGGTAGCCGTCAGCTTCAACTGACGTGGTTCAGCGAGGAACGCGGTGTTGCTGGCGCCCAAGCTGCCGTAAATATTGCCAGGGAAGATGGCCGCCCAATATTGACGATCAAACAGGTTGGTCACGTGCAATTGAATTACTGCGTCGTTGATGACCTCTTTTGGCATCACATATTTCATGCCCAAATCCACTGTGGTGTATGAACTGGCCCAAGAGGTATTAATGTTGTTTGCCGCACGCTTACCGCTGTAATGCACGTTACCAGTAAATGATAGACCCGCTACCGCTGCAACCGTGTATTCCATCAACAAGTTGCCTTGCCACTTAGGTACGCCCACCACCAATTTGTTCGCTGTTGCAGGATCGAAAGCGTCTTCCAAAACGGCATCCAAATAAGTGACACCACTGAAAATCTTGAAGTCTTCAAACAGGTAGCCGTTAACGGTCAGCTCAGCACCTTTGTTGTTTTGCATCCCTTGTTGACGGTAATAGCCATCACCGCCTTCATAGGCCATTGGACGTTTAACGCGGAACAAGGCGGCATTAATATCAAATTCGCCGACACTGGTTTTGATACCAATTTCATTTTGGTAGCTGCGTACAGGATCTAAGCTAGTCCCCGCATTTTGCGCGTTTGTAGAAGCACTACCGCCCGCTTCTAAGGTATCGGCGTAGGTCACATAGGTGGTGATATTCTCAACAGGCTTGTAGATCATCGAGATAGTCGAACTCACGCCGTCTTTGCTGTAATTACCTGTGGTATCGCCGTTGGCATTGTAGTTTTCCACGTCAAAATCGCTGTAGCTGCCGACTAACAGGGTAGACCAATGTTCATTCCAGGTGATGGTGTCACCAATAATGCCGCTTTGAACGCTGGTGTTGCCTGAATGATACATAGGCACATGTAAATTCAGATCTGGCGCATCGTAGGCTTGTGGTGCATCCAATGGGCTAGTCCCCAATGTTGCCGTAGCACGGCGGCTGGCGGTGTACATGTTCCAACTATACCCGGCAGTGCCAAACACCAGATCATGGCGCACATCGCCGGTGTATACCTGACCCACCAAGTTAGCCATGTTACTGGTTACGGTAAACTTGCCTGCAGCACCGGTGCTCGACATCCGTTGGGTAAAGGTATCATCAGCGTTGATCACATTGCTCACGCCGTTAAGGGTACGTTTTGCATCTTGATGCAGGATCCCGGCGGTTAATTTCCAATCTTCACCCAGAGTGCGAATCACCTTGATACTGCCGGTGGTGGTTTCCAAGCCACTACCACTATATGGCTGACCATAACCTTTTTTACTGGCATCTAACGCCGCAGGTAACCCGATGCTGCTCCCATAAGAGAAGCCGCCCGCTTCACCGAATTTATCAAATTTGTAATAGCTGCCGTTTAGCTGAATAGTGGTGTAGTCATCAGGGTTGATATCAAACGCTAAACCAACAGCTTTGCGATTTAGGTGTGAGTTACTCACGTAGCTTTCACCCTCTTCCTGCAGCAAGTTAATACGGTAGCCAAAGTACTCGTTCGGGCTGCCACTGGTATCGGTGTGCAACAACCAGGCGCCATTTTCGGTCATACCCGCGGTCACGCTGGTGAAGTAGTTTTCGGTTGGGCGTTTGAACACATAGTTAAAGTTACCGGCTGGTGAGGCTGGGCCATAGATTGCCCCCGTTAACCCTTGAATGACTTCCACTCGTTCCAGCAACTCCAGCGGTTGTGCTGTCGTAGCCACAACATTCATACCGTCTAAGTGGTTGTTGTCGACTACGCTGCCTTGCATCCCCCGGCTTTGTGGACGACCAACATCAGTGCCCCCGCGCGCTTCCATTTGGGTCGATGGCATGTATTTGAGGATGTCATTCAAGTTGGTGGCGTTGACGTTGTCCATCAATTCGCGGTTAAACACACTAATGGCATAAGGCGTATCTTGAATAGAGCGGCTGCCTAACAACCCCA
Proteins encoded in this region:
- a CDS encoding ABC transporter ATP-binding protein — translated: MESKANAVLLQAQQLTYGYGKQQVLNGVSLDIRAGEVLALLGPNGTGKSTLLKLLLGLYPPASGEVTLADKPLTQMTRREIAGHIAYVPQHHISPFPYTVRQVVSMGRYHSGGVFGRMSERDGELVAKVLIRLKIEHLAERRYTEISGGEQQLALVCRALVQGAKILMLDEPASALDFGHQARLLAQLRQLAEDGYAVVMTTHHPHHARMIAHRAVMLKSGLVMANGAPAEILTPAAIQQLYDLSAQELAAFTRGVA
- a CDS encoding FecCD family ABC transporter permease → MNRIFSRFNGQLAALVLLLGAMLLFALSLGNYPITIMEICRFVGSHLGLATLPEDRQSILSNILLDVRLPRVIGAILVGMALSGSGAAFQAVFRNPLVSPGMLGVLAGASFGATLGMLFHGNWLTIQLMAFAFGLLAVGIGVAIGLIFGGGSMITLLLGGIISSALFSALLSLVKFAADPQDELPSIVYWLMGSLGMSGLSDVLWLLPPMLVAVLVLWAFGRSLDAMSMGDEEARALGVPVNVVRYGVIVAATMASALSVSIAGMVGWVGLIAPHIARMLVGPENSRLMPVSIMLGAIFLLLADCLGRGFSVVEIPIGIVTECLGLPLFLLVLHRARRGWN
- a CDS encoding TonB-dependent receptor, yielding MLKSKKFILNTVTLAVAAALSHSVIAEEATTASTADKAKTEVIVVRGDKYNKDGFRPKTVDLGLLGSRSIQDTPYAISVFNRELMDNVNATNLNDILKYMPSTQMEARGGTDVGRPQSRGMQGSVVDNNHLDGMNVVATTAQPLELLERVEVIQGLTGAIYGPASPAGNFNYVFKRPTENYFTSVTAGMTENGAWLLHTDTSGSPNEYFGYRINLLQEEGESYVSNSHLNRKAVGLAFDINPDDYTTIQLNGSYYKFDKFGEAGGFSYGSSIGLPAALDASKKGYGQPYSGSGLETTTGSIKVIRTLGEDWKLTAGILHQDAKRTLNGVSNVINADDTFTQRMSSTGAAGKFTVTSNMANLVGQVYTGDVRHDLVFGTAGYSWNMYTASRRATATLGTSPLDAPQAYDAPDLNLHVPMYHSGNTSVQSGIIGDTITWNEHWSTLLVGSYSDFDVENYNANGDTTGNYSKDGVSSTISMIYKPVENITTYVTYADTLEAGGSASTNAQNAGTSLDPVRSYQNEIGIKTSVGEFDINAALFRVKRPMAYEGGDGYYRQQGMQNNKGAELTVNGYLFEDFKIFSGVTYLDAVLEDAFDPATANKLVVGVPKWQGNLLMEYTVAAVAGLSFTGNVHYSGKRAANNINTSWASSYTTVDLGMKYVMPKEVINDAVIQLHVTNLFDRQYWAAIFPGNIYGSLGASNTAFLAEPRQLKLTATVKF
- a CDS encoding ABC transporter substrate-binding protein, whose translation is MTIKHHLFSRAIAAVLMLLPALALAADTRTIYYDGKTVVLPQTIERVATSWESQNSVLAMLGFGDKIVATTHYARSTPAFQKFIPTIKDTELSTMASSGDVNVEQLMRLHPDLMLVAEGFPNTKKIQLEAAGIAVVEFTSDSFEALLHRVSVVGEMLGPDAAKRAIAYRDYFAWNKQRVAERLANLPADKRARVYVASGTPLTTSGRPSLNQDWMDAAGAINVAEHWQLASVMPNDTNVNIESVLAANPDVIIAMRKRDVDAIKKDPRWRTVKAVKNNRIYANPRGLFWWSRNTSEEALQFLWLATKLYPEQFKDIDIKQETHDFYQKFYNIDLSADDVNAFLNQLPLKPV